Proteins from a genomic interval of Salvelinus alpinus chromosome 7, SLU_Salpinus.1, whole genome shotgun sequence:
- the simc1 gene encoding SUMO-interacting motif-containing protein 1 isoform X1 gives MDDIISLSSGSGEDSDVEVVGVYSDTENKAEAIPFIRGGWVNLAAYTPFVIDITGRRWALPPPRRRRRRDPGGPVEVVDLSDNNLSDHSDPGPVSPLPQGEKKTEGLSKHKGPHTKSPDSLSRSPTEQELENKAVLKAEERDILESNQSSLRDSSSTRPPDVKNAVKCSDVDIPKCPVKSPSVPKSEPPAEKAKASGSSSYQITWESQQCLGITSQPLCEGKEEPECLKAKTQTSITIPNEAPTSCTGKVEKHALEEQEIESMFTTYTPLLTEEREEPGSPQSLLYATLSLSPQSLDSPYYVPDDTDPDPFRFSEDWGVRETRHNDTCYSPTHIPFESSLSPPLPDDQTVCLNQSLKQDPVYPYSSPTNGTGSVLLEEINQLQGLNHTISSPCSPSIEPDQQAPQNSQLTTGSNSPGSCMGGTHSNNESQPNRTPNRTPSLTSTVILAGESPDWPLDETDADLVMDSPLYMCSSIPSDPPMSLRSEDMDVEAGPRSPEASQPGLGAEGLMTTAWRDGKEGEEMVGGENDMEVSREDRRYVCPIQLRKLRQLMAGPVQHLEDEEEEDDGFGDPEPLCRQSLSLVYSTMEENYPEGTLQLLSDLLQPRFFPPIDITTHLLRGILLDPQCPDFLCLEAYTLLMRTQRHNHTDQTTIPWDWELLTSVMAAEQSRGRRLCCEVVRMLLQYIVQTMEDDFRVKLSFRDLHHSIAKATLSCDVRFTQVRDVINWLFAAIVKSTGDKGNMSANIEVKTQKEKDEHLKMVFLLQKMLSFALEVDRSPALNSSKLSGELFHTLISTVCLRQHRMLMLETLESRLLRCKLIEHLLHHASPQKTPLPMSLSLLLHFLHNATLPPDPTDGAESWKKWEELVQLLWMLLLSYEEVMKGHLRSAVTERGGYGRAPIQTVNDSLSRLAVQEAIETFLSRAQADLGQDLPPHIHESLTYLQDHLLASSH, from the exons ATGGATGATATAATTTCGCTCAGCTCGGGGAGCGGAGAGGACTCGGATGTTGAAGTTGTTGGCGTTTACAGTGACACCGAGAACAAGGCCGAAGCAATACCTTTTATCAGAGGAGGATGGGTCAATCTGGCTGCCTACACACCG TTTGTGATTGACATTACTGGTCGGAGGTGGGCACTACCACCACCAAGGAGGCGCAGGAGGAGGGACCCAGGTGGGCCTGTAGAAGTGGTGGACTTGAGTGACAACAACCTCTCGGATCACTCAGATCCAGGGCCGGTGAGTCCACTACCTCAGGGAGAGAAAAAGACTGAGGGACTTTCAAAACACAAAGGACCACACACCAAAAGTCCAGATTCTCTGTCCCGCTCCCCAACTGAACAAGAGTTGGAGAACAAAGCTGTTTTAAAAGCAGAAGAACGTGACATCCTTGAGTCCAATCAGAGTTCTCTCAGGGATTCATCTTCAACTAGACCACCAGATGTCAAGAACGCTGTGAAATGCTCAGACGTAGACATTCCAAAATGTCCTGTCAAATCACCAAGTGTGCCTAAATCTGAACCGCCAGCAGAGAAGGCAAAAGCCTCAGGGTCTTCCTCTTACCAGATAACTTGGGAGTCACAACAGTGCTTGGGTATAACTTCTCAACCACTGTGTGAAGGGAAAGAAGAGCCAGAATGCCTCAAGGCCAAGACCCAAACCTCAATAACCATTCCAAATGAAGCTCCGACAAGCTGCACTGGAAAAGTAGAAAAGCATGCATTGGAAGAGCAAGAAATAGAGTCTATGTTTACAACGTATACACCTCTTCTGACAGAGGAAAGGGAAGAACCAGGGTCTCCACAATCATTACTCTatgctactctctccctctccccccaaaGCCTAGACAGCCCCTATTACGTCCCTGATGATACAGACCCAGACCCTTTCAGGTTCTCAGAGGATTGGGGTGTACGTGAAACTCGGCACAACGACACCTGTTATTCCCCTACACACATCCCCTttgagagctctctctctccacctctacctgaTGATCAGACAGTGTGTCTCAACCAGAGTCTTAAACAGGATCCAGTCTACCCCTATAGCTCCCCTACCAATGGCACAGGATCAGTGCTGTTGGAGGAAATAAATCAACTTCAGGGCTTAAACCACACCATCTCCAGTCCCTGCTCTCCTTCCATAGAACCAGACCAGCAGGCTCCCCAGAATTCCCAGCTAACCACCGGCTCCAACTCCCCTGGCTCCTGCATGGGAGGAACTCATAGCAATAATGAGAGCCAGCCCAACCGGACGCCCAACCGGACCCCCAGCCTTACGTCCACAGTCATCCTAGCTGGGGAGTCCCCAGACTGGCCTTTGGATGAGACTGATGCGGATCTGGTTATGGATAGCCCCCTGTACATGTGTAGTAGTATCCCTAGTGACCCTCCCATGTCGCTGCGGTCTGAGGACATGGATGTGGAGGCAGGGCCCAGATCTCCTGAGGCCAGCCAGCCTGGTTTGGGGGCTGAGGGCTTGATGACTACTGCATGGAGGGATggcaaggaaggagaggagatggttgGTGGTGAGAATGACATGGAGGTCAGCAGAGAGGACAGACGCTATGTGTGTCCAATCCAGCTCAGGAAACTGAGGCAGCTGATGGCTGGACCAGTTCAGCACCTG gaggatgaggaagaggaggatgatggtTTTGGTGACCCAGAGCCTCTGTGCAGACAGAGCCTGAGCCTGGTGTACAGCACCATGGAGGAGAACTACCCAGAGGGCACCCTGCAGCTGCTGTCTGACCTGCTGCAGCCCCGCTTCTTCCCCCCCATCGACATCACCACCCACCTCCTCAGAGGCATCCTGCTAGACCCCCAGTGTCCCGACTTTCTCTGTCTGGAGGCCTACACTCTCCTCATGAGGACCCAGAGGCACAATCACACCGATCAGACCACTATCCCATGGGACTGGGAGCTGTTGACGTCAGTCATGGCTGCTGAACAG AGCCGTGGCAGGAGGCTCTGCTGTGAGGTGGTGCGTATGCTGCTGCAGTACATCGTCCAGACCATGGAGGATGACTTCCGGGTCAAACTCTCCTTCCGTGATCTCCACCATTCCATCGCCAAGGCAACCCTGTCATGTGATGTACGGTTCACCCAGGTCAG AGATGTTATCAATTGGCTCTTTGCTGCTATTGTGAAATCAACAGGGGACAAAGGCAACATGTCTGCTAACATTGAGGTGAAAACACAGAAGGAAAAAGATGAACATCTAAA AATGGTGTTCCTCCTCCAGAAGATGCTGTCCTTTGCCTTGGAGGTGGATCGCTCCCCGGCTCTCAACTCCAGCAAACTCTCTGGGGAACTCTTCCACACGCTCATCAGCACTGTCTGTCTGAGACAACACAG GATGCTGATGCTGGAGACCCTGGAGAGCAGACTACTGAGATGTAAGCTGATAGAGCACCTGCTTCACCATGCAAGTCCACAGAAGACCCCTCTGCCCATGTCTCTGAGTCTGCTGCTACACTTCCTACACAACGCCACCCTCCCACCTGACCCTACG GATGGAGCTGAGAGCTGGAAGAAGTGGGAGGAGTTGGTCCAACTACTATGGATGTTGTTGCTGAGCTATGAGGAAGTGATGAAAG GTCACCTGCGCTCTGCCGTCACCGAGCGAGGGGGCTACGGTCGCGCTCCAATCCAGACAGTGAATGATTCTTTGTCGCGGTTGGCGGTCCAGGAGGCTATAGAGACCTTCCTGTCCAGAGCCCAGGCTGACCTGGGCCAAGACCTGCCTCCACACATCCACGAGTCCCTCACCTACCTGCAGGATCATCTGCTGGCCTCCTCTCATTGA
- the simc1 gene encoding SUMO-interacting motif-containing protein 1 isoform X2 → MDDIISLSSGSGEDSDVEVVGVYSDTENKAEAIPFIRGGWVNLAAYTPFVIDITGRRWALPPPRRRRRRDPGGPVEVVDLSDNNLSDHSDPGPEDEEEEDDGFGDPEPLCRQSLSLVYSTMEENYPEGTLQLLSDLLQPRFFPPIDITTHLLRGILLDPQCPDFLCLEAYTLLMRTQRHNHTDQTTIPWDWELLTSVMAAEQSRGRRLCCEVVRMLLQYIVQTMEDDFRVKLSFRDLHHSIAKATLSCDVRFTQVRDVINWLFAAIVKSTGDKGNMSANIEVKTQKEKDEHLKMVFLLQKMLSFALEVDRSPALNSSKLSGELFHTLISTVCLRQHRMLMLETLESRLLRCKLIEHLLHHASPQKTPLPMSLSLLLHFLHNATLPPDPTDGAESWKKWEELVQLLWMLLLSYEEVMKGHLRSAVTERGGYGRAPIQTVNDSLSRLAVQEAIETFLSRAQADLGQDLPPHIHESLTYLQDHLLASSH, encoded by the exons ATGGATGATATAATTTCGCTCAGCTCGGGGAGCGGAGAGGACTCGGATGTTGAAGTTGTTGGCGTTTACAGTGACACCGAGAACAAGGCCGAAGCAATACCTTTTATCAGAGGAGGATGGGTCAATCTGGCTGCCTACACACCG TTTGTGATTGACATTACTGGTCGGAGGTGGGCACTACCACCACCAAGGAGGCGCAGGAGGAGGGACCCAGGTGGGCCTGTAGAAGTGGTGGACTTGAGTGACAACAACCTCTCGGATCACTCAGATCCAGGGCCG gaggatgaggaagaggaggatgatggtTTTGGTGACCCAGAGCCTCTGTGCAGACAGAGCCTGAGCCTGGTGTACAGCACCATGGAGGAGAACTACCCAGAGGGCACCCTGCAGCTGCTGTCTGACCTGCTGCAGCCCCGCTTCTTCCCCCCCATCGACATCACCACCCACCTCCTCAGAGGCATCCTGCTAGACCCCCAGTGTCCCGACTTTCTCTGTCTGGAGGCCTACACTCTCCTCATGAGGACCCAGAGGCACAATCACACCGATCAGACCACTATCCCATGGGACTGGGAGCTGTTGACGTCAGTCATGGCTGCTGAACAG AGCCGTGGCAGGAGGCTCTGCTGTGAGGTGGTGCGTATGCTGCTGCAGTACATCGTCCAGACCATGGAGGATGACTTCCGGGTCAAACTCTCCTTCCGTGATCTCCACCATTCCATCGCCAAGGCAACCCTGTCATGTGATGTACGGTTCACCCAGGTCAG AGATGTTATCAATTGGCTCTTTGCTGCTATTGTGAAATCAACAGGGGACAAAGGCAACATGTCTGCTAACATTGAGGTGAAAACACAGAAGGAAAAAGATGAACATCTAAA AATGGTGTTCCTCCTCCAGAAGATGCTGTCCTTTGCCTTGGAGGTGGATCGCTCCCCGGCTCTCAACTCCAGCAAACTCTCTGGGGAACTCTTCCACACGCTCATCAGCACTGTCTGTCTGAGACAACACAG GATGCTGATGCTGGAGACCCTGGAGAGCAGACTACTGAGATGTAAGCTGATAGAGCACCTGCTTCACCATGCAAGTCCACAGAAGACCCCTCTGCCCATGTCTCTGAGTCTGCTGCTACACTTCCTACACAACGCCACCCTCCCACCTGACCCTACG GATGGAGCTGAGAGCTGGAAGAAGTGGGAGGAGTTGGTCCAACTACTATGGATGTTGTTGCTGAGCTATGAGGAAGTGATGAAAG GTCACCTGCGCTCTGCCGTCACCGAGCGAGGGGGCTACGGTCGCGCTCCAATCCAGACAGTGAATGATTCTTTGTCGCGGTTGGCGGTCCAGGAGGCTATAGAGACCTTCCTGTCCAGAGCCCAGGCTGACCTGGGCCAAGACCTGCCTCCACACATCCACGAGTCCCTCACCTACCTGCAGGATCATCTGCTGGCCTCCTCTCATTGA